In Trifolium pratense cultivar HEN17-A07 linkage group LG7, ARS_RC_1.1, whole genome shotgun sequence, a genomic segment contains:
- the LOC123899481 gene encoding 30S ribosomal protein S11, chloroplastic-like: MAKFIRKIGSRKNGRIGSRKHPRKIHRGVIYVQASFNNTIVTVTDLRGRAISWSSAGSCGFKGSRRSTPFAAQTVAGNAIRPVVAQGMKRAEVMIKGPGPGRDAALRAILRSGIRLKFLRDVTPLPHNGCRAPKKRRI; encoded by the coding sequence atggcaAAATTTATACGAAAAATTGGTTCACGTAAAAACGGACGTATTGGTTCGCGCAAGCATCCTCGTAAAATACATAGGGGGGTTATTTATGTTCAAGCTAGTTTCAACAATACCATTGTGACTGTTACAGATCTACGAGGTCGGGCGATTTCTTGGTCCTCTGCCGGTTCATGTGGATTCAAAGGTTCACGAAGGAGTACACCGTTTGCCGCTCAAACCGTAGCAGGAAATGCTATTCGACCAGTAGTCGCTCAAGGCATGAAACGAGCAGAAGTCATGATAAAAGGTCCCGGTCCAGGAAGAGATGCGGCATTAAGAGCTATTTTAAGAAGTGGTATACGATTAAAGTTTCTACGGGATGTAACACCTCTGCCACATAATGGATGTAGGGCTCCTAAAAAAAGACGTatataa